The Macaca fascicularis isolate 582-1 chromosome 1, T2T-MFA8v1.1 genome includes a window with the following:
- the INSL5 gene encoding insulin-like peptide INSL5, whose product MKGSIFTLFLFSVLFAISEVRSKESVRLCGAEYIRTVIYICASSRWRRHLEGIPQAQQAEIGNSFQLPNKREFSEENPAQDLPKVDASGEDRLWGGQTPTEELWKSKKHSVMSRQDLQTLCCTDGCSMTDLSALC is encoded by the exons ATGAAGGGCTCCATTTTCACTCTGTTTCTATTCTCTGTCCTATTTGCCATCTCAGAAGTGAGGAGCAAGGAGTCTGTGAGACTCTGTGGGGCAGAATATATACGGACAGTCATCTACATCTGTGCCAGCTCTAGGTGGAGAAGGCATCTGGAGGGGATCCCTCAAGCTCAGCAAG CTGAGATAGGAAACTCCTTCCAGCTCCCAAATAAACGTGAGTTTTCTGAGGAAAATCCAGCGCAAGACCTTCCGAAGGTGGATGCCTCAGGCGAAGACCGTCTTTGGGGTGGACAGACGCCTACTGAAGAGCTTTGGAAGTCAAAGAAGCATTCAGTGATGTCAAGACAAGATTTACAAACTTTGTGTTGCACTGATGGCTGCTCCATGACTGATTTGAGTGCTCTTTGCTAA